A window of Flavobacterium psychrophilum genomic DNA:
GTTATAAACGCTGTAGTTTACATAAAGCAAAACTTAAACTTGTAACTTAATTAACCTCAACTTCTTAAAAACATTTTGTCACATGAGTAAAAAAATCTGATCAATGCCAAAAATGCATTATTATTGATTGTGAAATTTTTTGGTTAAAAATCATCATAACATTATCAATCCCCTAAAAATTACACGTACCGAAACAACCAATTAATATATTATTTAATTTTACCCCATAATTTATAGGGTAAAATGGAAAAGAAAATAGAAAAACGCTGGATTGTTGCTTTTTTAATCACCGCTGCTGTTGCTATAACCGGACTCTTTTGGGAACATGCAACAGTAACTGAGACGTCGTCACAATTTAATTCAACCGATGCTATTGTCCCTGCTGATGTCGCATGGCTGCTTACAGCTTCATGCCTGGTATTGTTAATGACGCCCGGACTGGCCTTTTTCTACGGGGGTATGGTAGGCAAAAAGAATGTAATATCTACCATGCTTAAAAGCTTTATCTGCCTGGGCGTCATAAGTTTACTATGGGTTGTAGTCGGTTTTAGCCTGTCATTTGGGAGTCCGCTTGGTATTGATATTGCAGGAACCCACTACGGGCTTATCGGAAACCCAACCGACTTTGCCTTTTTCGACTATGTAGACGAGCATCCGCATAAGCAACTTGCTACTACACTGCCTTTTATACTGTTTGCACTTTTCCAGATGAAATTCGCCATCATAACCCCTGCTATCATTACCGGGGCACTTGCAGAACGTATCCGTTTTATATCGTTCCTGCTTTTCATCTGCCTTTTCTCATTATTTATATATGCACCGCTATGCCACATGGTTTGGCATCCTAACGGATTATTGGGCAGCTACTTTGGCGTAAAAGACTTCGCCGGTGGAACAGTTGTACACATGAGTGCCGGGTTTGCCGCTATTGCCGGTGTATTATCGCTGGGTAAACGTAAAAATCTTGAATACATACCAACCAACATTCCGTTTGTATTATTAGGTACGGGTATGCTTTGGTTTGGATGGTTCGGCTTCAATGCCGGATCGGCACTATCGGCTAACCATACCGCTGCGATGGCTTTTGCTACTACAACTATAGCATCGGCTTCTGCTATGCTTACATGGGCCTTTTTTGATCGCCTTAACGGAAGAAAAGTTTCTG
This region includes:
- a CDS encoding ammonia channel protein; the encoded protein is MEKKIEKRWIVAFLITAAVAITGLFWEHATVTETSSQFNSTDAIVPADVAWLLTASCLVLLMTPGLAFFYGGMVGKKNVISTMLKSFICLGVISLLWVVVGFSLSFGSPLGIDIAGTHYGLIGNPTDFAFFDYVDEHPHKQLATTLPFILFALFQMKFAIITPAIITGALAERIRFISFLLFICLFSLFIYAPLCHMVWHPNGLLGSYFGVKDFAGGTVVHMSAGFAAIAGVLSLGKRKNLEYIPTNIPFVLLGTGMLWFGWFGFNAGSALSANHTAAMAFATTTIASASAMLTWAFFDRLNGRKVSALGACIGAVVGLVAITPAAGFVSVPKSIFFGFAAAIVSNMMVNWKPLKRIDDTLDVFACHGVGGIMGMILTAIFAEGENASLMHGGLNIFAHHMMAMVLVAAFSFFGAMLLYKVTNWFIPLRVSEEAEQQGLDLSQHNEMLG